The following DNA comes from Methanomicrobia archaeon.
ACAGCGGGATTTTTCGACGTATTGGTGCGATGGTTCATCTATGTTATCTTCATCATGGCAGCCATCAACGTGCTGAACCTACCGATGTTGACGAACTTCATGAATCAACTCGTCCTGTACATACCGCACCTTATCGCTGGCATCTTTGTGCTCATTGTAGGGCTCATACTCGTCGATTTCGTCATGGATTGGGTTGGCGAACAGCTAACGAGCCGTGAAATTGGTTTCGGCGATCTCATAGCACCGCTGCTCAGAGCGCTCTTCTCCCTGTTCGTCGTTGTATTAGCACTGGACCAACTGCTTATTGATACGACCATCATCTATACCTTCCTCGTGCCCCTAGCATGGGGGCTCGGAATCGGCATAGCAATCGCTTTGGGTATCTCGCTGGGCTGGGGAACCAAGGAAATTGTTGCGGACTATATGAAGGAGAAACTAACCAAGGAGTAAGAGTAAAAAATAGGTATAAGCGTGGTGGGGGAACGAAGCGAAGCCCCTCCCCCTCCCCTTTTTTCATCTCATCACACCACCTAAAATTTGCCTGAAGTATACGTTAATCTATCTTCGTGCAGTTCTTCTCCTACTTAGGAAGAGATAAGCTATGTACATAGCAATTCCCATAATCGTGCTCCTAATTGTTTTATCCTCGTTTTTCGCCGCGGCCGAGATGGCATTCGTCACCGTAGATAAGCTCAAGGTGCGGGAAGAATCGTTGAAGGGCCATAAAGCCGCTATTGTGCTTGAACGGCTCTTGAAAGAGCCCGATGAGGTCGTCAGTGCCATCGTTATTGGTAACAACCTGGCGAATATCACCGCATCCATCCTCGCTGGTGCACTCGCCACCTCGCTGGCCGGCAATATTGGCGTCGGGATAGCAACGGCAGTCATGACACTGCTCATCGTCGTCTTCGGTGAGGCCATCCCGAAAGCGTACGGCATCCACAACGATGCATTTGCGTTTCTCGTCGCCAGGCCGCTCTATGCCATACGAGGCGTTTTTTTCCCGCTTGTGAAGGCATTCTCCGCCGTTTCTGATGTCTTTCTCCGTCTGCTGGGGAAAGAACAACGAGTGAAGACTCTTGTTACCGATGAGCAAGTCAAACAGTTGATAGCCGTCGGCGTTCATGAAGGAACGATCCAAGTGGATGAACAGCAGCTTATCGAGGAGATCTTTGATTTCGACGAGACGAAAGTAGCGGAGGTGTATGTACCGCTGGAGAAGGTCGTGAGTGTACCGGAGACCGTATGTATCGAGGAGCTCTTGAAACTATCCGCGGATACTGGCTATTCGCGCTTTCCCGTCTATCGCGGCAATAAGGAGGAAATCGTGGGTATCGCGTACGTCAAGGATGCGTTCCTGAGGGAGGTGCAGACGCCGGTACATGAGATAATGAGAAGGATAATAACAATCCCGCCGAAAATGAAAGCCAATGACGTTTTGCGAGCAATGCAACGGAATAAGGTGCACATGGCGGTCCTGCAATCACCGGAGGGAAAGATCTTGGGTATAGTAACGTTAGAGGACTTGATAGAGGAGATATTTGGCGAGATTCGCGATGAACATGATCTGAAATAATATAGTATAGTCATCTTCTGCTCCGCCATCTTGGCTGCCAAAAA
Coding sequences within:
- a CDS encoding HlyC/CorC family transporter; protein product: MYIAIPIIVLLIVLSSFFAAAEMAFVTVDKLKVREESLKGHKAAIVLERLLKEPDEVVSAIVIGNNLANITASILAGALATSLAGNIGVGIATAVMTLLIVVFGEAIPKAYGIHNDAFAFLVARPLYAIRGVFFPLVKAFSAVSDVFLRLLGKEQRVKTLVTDEQVKQLIAVGVHEGTIQVDEQQLIEEIFDFDETKVAEVYVPLEKVVSVPETVCIEELLKLSADTGYSRFPVYRGNKEEIVGIAYVKDAFLREVQTPVHEIMRRIITIPPKMKANDVLRAMQRNKVHMAVLQSPEGKILGIVTLEDLIEEIFGEIRDEHDLK